A genomic stretch from Patagioenas fasciata isolate bPatFas1 chromosome 10, bPatFas1.hap1, whole genome shotgun sequence includes:
- the LOC139828783 gene encoding uncharacterized protein isoform X2, translating to MPLQAYGCQPTHPIKKPMLCFKLAPNILPKQTEAARQSSEFLSQQATSAEYQKQMPVRKDIYSVQKNHTYVHLLNIYASRTLSIDMQWHSSGWSVTKLEMLEGILDGAVYVPWSSQGYSWGKHHSMKWSSADHDLASTIQWFELWRAAQFGLGSCGEHLGKREGLQLLLTSKPFLLDVPGTMGETVHGQQQPHPLLWAPRTSLCCFSFHGFSDELKLPGRPPARRTFSGTTVHDH from the exons ATGCCTTTACAAGCATATGGCTGCCAGCCCACACACCCCATAAAAAAGCCAATGCTTTGTTTTAAATTAGCACCCAACATCTTGccaaagcaaacagaagcagcaagGCAGTCATCTGAGTTTCTCTCCCAACAGGCCACTTCGGCTGAGTATCAAAAGCAAATGCCGGTAAGGAAGGACATTTATTCAGTGCAGAAGAACCACACTTATGTGCATCTGCTGAACA TTTATGCCAGCAGGACACTTTCCATCGACATGCAGTGGCACAGCTCAGGGTGGTCTGTGACTAAGCTGGAAATGCTTGAAGGAATATTGGATGG GGCGGTTTATGTCCCATGGTCCTCACAGGGCTACTCATGGGGGAAACACCATTCCATGAAGTGGAGCTCAGCTGACCATGATTTGGCCTCCACCATCCAGTGGTTTGAATTATGGAGAG CTGCCCAGTTTGGCCTTGGAAGCTGTGGTGAACATCTAGGTAAGAGGGAAGGTCTACAGCTTCTCCTCACCTCTAAGCCTTTTCTCCTTGATGTACCTGGCACGATGGGTGAGACTGTCCATGGGCAGCAACAGCCTCATCCTCTCCTCTGGGCTCCCAGGACCTCGCTATGTTGCTTCTCCTTCCACGGCTTCTCAGACGAGCTGAAGCTCCCAGGCAGACCCCCTGCAAGAAGGACTTTCTCAGGCACTACA GTTCATGACCACTGA
- the LOC139828783 gene encoding uncharacterized protein isoform X1, with protein MPLQAYGCQPTHPIKKPMLCFKLAPNILPKQTEAARQSSEFLSQQATSAEYQKQMPVRKDIYSVQKNHTYVHLLNIYASRTLSIDMQWHSSGWSVTKLEMLEGILDGAVYVPWSSQGYSWGKHHSMKWSSADHDLASTIQWFELWRAAQFGLGSCGEHLGKREGLQLLLTSKPFLLDVPGTMGETVHGQQQPHPLLWAPRTSLCCFSFHGFSDELKLPGRPPARRTFSGTTESALSTSLKVHDH; from the exons ATGCCTTTACAAGCATATGGCTGCCAGCCCACACACCCCATAAAAAAGCCAATGCTTTGTTTTAAATTAGCACCCAACATCTTGccaaagcaaacagaagcagcaagGCAGTCATCTGAGTTTCTCTCCCAACAGGCCACTTCGGCTGAGTATCAAAAGCAAATGCCGGTAAGGAAGGACATTTATTCAGTGCAGAAGAACCACACTTATGTGCATCTGCTGAACA TTTATGCCAGCAGGACACTTTCCATCGACATGCAGTGGCACAGCTCAGGGTGGTCTGTGACTAAGCTGGAAATGCTTGAAGGAATATTGGATGG GGCGGTTTATGTCCCATGGTCCTCACAGGGCTACTCATGGGGGAAACACCATTCCATGAAGTGGAGCTCAGCTGACCATGATTTGGCCTCCACCATCCAGTGGTTTGAATTATGGAGAG CTGCCCAGTTTGGCCTTGGAAGCTGTGGTGAACATCTAGGTAAGAGGGAAGGTCTACAGCTTCTCCTCACCTCTAAGCCTTTTCTCCTTGATGTACCTGGCACGATGGGTGAGACTGTCCATGGGCAGCAACAGCCTCATCCTCTCCTCTGGGCTCCCAGGACCTCGCTATGTTGCTTCTCCTTCCACGGCTTCTCAGACGAGCTGAAGCTCCCAGGCAGACCCCCTGCAAGAAGGACTTTCTCAGGCACTACA GAATCTGCTCTTTCTACTTCTTTGAAGGTTCATGACCACTGA
- the LOC139828783 gene encoding uncharacterized protein isoform X3 → MPLQAYGCQPTHPIKKPMLCFKLAPNILPKQTEAARQSSEFLSQQATSAEYQKQMPVRKDIYSVQKNHTYVHLLNIYASRTLSIDMQWHSSGWSVTKLEMLEGILDGAVYVPWSSQGYSWGKHHSMKWSSADHDLASTIQWFELWRAAQFGLGSCGEHLGKREGLQLLLTSKPFLLDVPGTMGETVHGQQQPHPLLWAPRTSLCCFSFHGFSDELKLPGRPPARRTFSGTTVLQR, encoded by the exons ATGCCTTTACAAGCATATGGCTGCCAGCCCACACACCCCATAAAAAAGCCAATGCTTTGTTTTAAATTAGCACCCAACATCTTGccaaagcaaacagaagcagcaagGCAGTCATCTGAGTTTCTCTCCCAACAGGCCACTTCGGCTGAGTATCAAAAGCAAATGCCGGTAAGGAAGGACATTTATTCAGTGCAGAAGAACCACACTTATGTGCATCTGCTGAACA TTTATGCCAGCAGGACACTTTCCATCGACATGCAGTGGCACAGCTCAGGGTGGTCTGTGACTAAGCTGGAAATGCTTGAAGGAATATTGGATGG GGCGGTTTATGTCCCATGGTCCTCACAGGGCTACTCATGGGGGAAACACCATTCCATGAAGTGGAGCTCAGCTGACCATGATTTGGCCTCCACCATCCAGTGGTTTGAATTATGGAGAG CTGCCCAGTTTGGCCTTGGAAGCTGTGGTGAACATCTAGGTAAGAGGGAAGGTCTACAGCTTCTCCTCACCTCTAAGCCTTTTCTCCTTGATGTACCTGGCACGATGGGTGAGACTGTCCATGGGCAGCAACAGCCTCATCCTCTCCTCTGGGCTCCCAGGACCTCGCTATGTTGCTTCTCCTTCCACGGCTTCTCAGACGAGCTGAAGCTCCCAGGCAGACCCCCTGCAAGAAGGACTTTCTCAGGCACTACA
- the LOC139828783 gene encoding uncharacterized protein isoform X4, with protein sequence MPLQAYGCQPTHPIKKPMLCFKLAPNILPKQTEAARQSSEFLSQQATSAEYQKQMPVRKDIYSVQKNHTYVHLLNIYASRTLSIDMQWHSSGWSVTKLEMLEGILDGAVYVPWSSQGYSWGKHHSMKWSSADHDLASTIQWFELWRGASEIIFKRTME encoded by the exons ATGCCTTTACAAGCATATGGCTGCCAGCCCACACACCCCATAAAAAAGCCAATGCTTTGTTTTAAATTAGCACCCAACATCTTGccaaagcaaacagaagcagcaagGCAGTCATCTGAGTTTCTCTCCCAACAGGCCACTTCGGCTGAGTATCAAAAGCAAATGCCGGTAAGGAAGGACATTTATTCAGTGCAGAAGAACCACACTTATGTGCATCTGCTGAACA TTTATGCCAGCAGGACACTTTCCATCGACATGCAGTGGCACAGCTCAGGGTGGTCTGTGACTAAGCTGGAAATGCTTGAAGGAATATTGGATGG GGCGGTTTATGTCCCATGGTCCTCACAGGGCTACTCATGGGGGAAACACCATTCCATGAAGTGGAGCTCAGCTGACCATGATTTGGCCTCCACCATCCAGTGGTTTGAATTATGGAGAG